The Fusarium falciforme chromosome 4, complete sequence genomic interval TTTGCGAGATGTTTGGTCTGGGGGACGTGATGACTGAGTAGATGTGTTAGTTGAGAGGACTGAATACGCAGGGAGGCTGGATATGTACCATAAACGCTTTGAGCTCTCGTTTTGACATTGCTGTCGGCTTAGGTGGTTGTGCGCCTGAGTGATCTACGACCTCTATCGTTGGAACTTCTGCTTGATGTTAACCATCTGTCGCCATGGCTGCTTTTGCGAGActcaccctcttcctcttcctcctcacttTGCTCATCGTCCGAGAGACCACCCCATTCATCGTCGTTCTCGGatccttcctcttcatcatcaacctcctcatcgcTGTCTACGCTGGttgcatcctcatcatcgtcgcgcTTCGTAGCTTTTGACTTGGACTCGACATCTGCGCCAGGTAGCGGAGCGAATTGTGCTTCGAAATGCCGGCGGAAAATGGCAGCGGCGTCTTCCTTGGAGATCGAGGGCTCGGAGCGAGCTTTGCGCTTGCCTAGAACGGCCATGCTGGGCAAAATCTGGTGGTTGTGGATTGGtgaaggaagaggctggGCGGGTGTCGACATGGAAATTTTTGGGTGGTGTTTCTCAGCCTTGCAAGGCTGCCCCACCATAGATATGATAACATCAAGACAGCCACTCCCAGGAGTTATACAGAGACCAAGTCAATTTGACTTGATACATTCATATCCTAATTGCGTAAAGAAAGTCTATTATACATATGTGCTTTTCTCGGGAAGCTTAGACCTGAAGTTCAGCCATCCTTCCCTGCTGTACATGACATGACCCATGGTATCATTATCCCCAACGCCAGTAATGCTGAACAAAAACTTAGGCTTTCCCAGCCaatcttgctcttcttgactCCTCGTCTCTCCGAGCCTCGCTCTTGGCCAAAAAGTCTTCTCTGGCCATGTACGAGTCCTTCGACTTGCCCGCCAACTCGAGCTCGTCCTTGATGCCCTCCTTGTCCACGTAGCCGGCCCAGTCCATGCGACTCTTTTCCACCacgttgagcttcttggcctgggctTCCTTGCCTGCCTTGATTCGTGCGGCCATGCCGAGGTTGAGATCTGCTCGCTGAGGTAGAATATCAATTCGGGGCTCGAAAGCTGATCGAAAGGCCTTTCTCGGGGCTTGCTTTGCTGAGCTATCCGTGGGCGCCTCGGGGTCTTGCGATGCGAGATACAGCTTGGCTTCGGCCGAGTCGCGCGGgacgagcttctcctcagtGTGTACCCGACCGGCAAAGTTATATGTGCGCTTGATCCGTATCATGGTTGAAGGATCATCGGCGGTGGAAGAATCGGCTGTTGGTTGACCATCTTCGCCCTGTTTCTCTGCGTCTTTCGTGTCCGCATTCGAGCTATCGGCCTTGCTCTTAGCAGTAGAGGTTCCAGAAATCATCTGCGCCCAGAGGGCATCGACATCGACGGTGACGGGTTCGTTGTTCGTAGCATATTTGCGCTCTTCTTTCCTGTGCCAATGTTAGCAAATCCTGCCTTCTGACCTCTGAAAAGCACCTTACTCTGCCGCCCGCTGCCTTCGAGTCTTGATCAAGCCACCTTCTCCcccttcatcttcgtcgCCGTGGGCCCCCTTCCCTTTTGTCCTTTTGCGTcgcttctctcctctctttatGATTGCCTCGTCGCCCGAGTTATCATAGCCCGCATCGTCGGCCTCTTGGCTATTTGCAGGTCGCTTTGGTCTGTCGTCACCGTCTTCGGAGCCAGAATGGTCGGAAGCCTGGTCGGGCGCGGCATCTGGGGCGAAGTCGGAGTCTTCGGAGGAAGCATATTGCTCGTCCTCGTCTAGAATTGGATCTGGTGGCATTTTGACGtgatgttgaagaagaaacTGCCTAGAAGTTTCACTCGCGTCTAGAGTGACGGGTTCTCGGTGAACGCCAAGCTACGGAGCCGGCATCGGTGAGTGACCAATCAGGAAGCTTTATTTCAACTCGAGACCGAGACAGATCAGTTAAAGTAATAGGGGA includes:
- a CDS encoding SWR1-complex protein 5, giving the protein MPPDPILDEDEQYASSEDSDFAPDAAPDQASDHSGSEDGDDRPKRPANSQEADDAGYDNSGDEAIIKRGEKRRKRTKGKGAHGDEDEGGEGGLIKTRRQRAAEKEERKYATNNEPVTVDVDALWAQMISGTSTAKSKADSSNADTKDAEKQGEDGQPTADSSTADDPSTMIRIKRTYNFAGRVHTEEKLVPRDSAEAKLYLASQDPEAPTDSSAKQAPRKAFRSAFEPRIDILPQRADLNLGMAARIKAGKEAQAKKLNVVEKSRMDWAGYVDKEGIKDELELAGKSKDSYMAREDFLAKSEARRDEESRRARLAGKA